The window GGTCATTTTTCTTGCCAGATTTCTCTATTAAACCTCACTCTATACCACAAATCTGCTTTTATACCTTCTTGAAATTGATATCATGTTCTGAACTTTCTGTGTTTTGTTATCTAGAGACGAGATTCTCCACCTATGACACATAGTCAAAGAGCGACAAGATCACCATTGGTAAGGTCACCGGTGGCGAGCACGTGGAGATCTTCCCTTGGTCTTCTAGCAAGAGTTGCAGCCTCAAAAAGGGGCAGGTCTCCCTCAACGAGGATTGCAAGTTCCCCATTGGAGGAGAGGGCAAATTCGTCCACGAGATCACCATCTATCTTAGGATCCCCTTCTCCAGTGACTACTCCATTTGGAGGCTCAAAAATTAATCATCCACATGGTGAGTTGGCTTTGTTTTTTCTCTTTTGTAATTACACTTGTATGTAGTTACAAGTTTAAAATGTTCTTGTGAGTTGACATTTTATTTGCTTGCCAATTAACAGTCCGCAAGACAAGAAGGCTAACTTCTGCTGTTTGGAGGGATTTCAAACCAATTTATCGTCATAAGATACTTGTCAAAGCTCAGTGCAAGCACTGTCATGAAGTGTTTCAAGCTGGACGAGATGTTGGCACAAGTGGTGTAAGAAGACACTTGGCTGCTTGCGAAAAAAGGTCAGATTTACACCTCTACGTTGAGAAGATGAAGTCCTCGGTTTCATCTCCTGATGCCTCTATGCTTAAGCAATGGAACTTTAATCAAGAAACATCTAGAGATTTGCTTGCCAGAATGATAGTAATGCATGAGTTGCCTTTCTCAATAGTTGAGTACCGTGGTTTTAGAGACTTCGTGAAAAGTTTGAATCCCTTGTTCAAAAATGTTTCTAGAAATACTATTAAAGATGAGTGCATGAAACACTATAATTTGGAGAGGTCGGCGTTCTCTGGACATTTGAAGAAATACAATGGTAGAGTTTCTTTAACAGCGGACATGTGGACATCTAATCAGACTTTGTCCTATCTATGCATCACTTGCCATTTGATCAACAACAAGTGGATTTTGCAAAAGAGGATCTTCAGATTTTTTATGGTGGAGACTCCACATAACGGAGTAACAATGTTTAATGTCTTATTAAAGAGTTTGCAGGAGTGTAATATTGAGGACAAACTCTTTAGTATGACATTGGATAATGCATCAGTTACTGGTACAATGGTCAATAATCTTAGAAAAAATCTGAACAGCAAGCATATGTTGCCTATTAAAGGTCAATTACTTCATATCCGTTGTGCATGCCATGTGATAAATTTGATTGTCCAAGATGGGTTGACAACGATGAAAGGTGTGATAGATGATATCAGAGAGAGTGTGAAGTACATTAAGAGTTCTCCCTCTCGGTTGGACAAGTTCAAAGAAGTAGTTGCGCAAGTTGGTATCTCTTGCAAACTCCCCTCAGTTGATGTGCCAACACGTTGGAACTCCACCTATATTATGTTGGAGTCAGCGCTCCCCTTTCGAAGAGCCTTTCGTGCTTTGGTGCAAAAGGACCCAGATTATGTGTTTTGCCCATCCTCACGAGAGTGGAAAAATGTTGATACAGTTTGTGTTATGTTAAAAGTTTTTCACACAGCCACAAATGTACTTTCTGGTTCAAGTTATTCTACCTCAAATTTGTACTTTCATCAAATCTGGAATGTGAGGTTATTGCTGCAGAAGGAAGCTTCAACAAAGGATGAAGTCGTTCAAGCAATGGTTGGAGAGATGCAAAAAAAGTTTGATAAGTATTGGATGGAATCATATTTGCCAAACTGTATTCCTGTGATCCTTGATCCACGATTTAAACTTTGCTTCATCGAGTTTCGACTAAAACAAGCTTTTGGTCCAGATGTAGAAAGACACTTGCTTGCAGTGAAAGAAGTTCTTGACAACCTTTTTGAAGAATATTCTTCACAAATGACGGATGCATTGGATGAGTCAGCACCCCGACAAAATTTTGATGAGGTTGTGAATGAAGAGAATTATCCGTTGGCGGATTGGGACCAACACTTGAATAAGAAGCAATGCCAAACTGCTAGTGAGCTTGCCAGATACTTAGAAGAAGACACATTCACTCGCACGGAGGATTTCAACATTCTTCAATGGTGGCATCTTCACTCGTCTAAGTATCCCATCCTTTCTTGTATAGCTCGTGATGTTCTTGCTGTACAAGCTTCCGTCGTATCGTCAGAGTCGGCTTTCAGTACCGGAAAGCGTTTGATCAGCGATTACAGAAGTAGATTGTGCAGCGAGACTGTGGAAGCCTTAATCTGCCTTCAAGATTGGTTTAGATGTAATGATAAGCATGCCAATGCTCCTGATCAAGGTCACTACTATTAACTGAGGTATGTGTGCACTACATAATATTGCTAATCAATTGTTCAATTGTAGCAAGCTTTGGGTAAATTTGGGGAGCATTTGAGTTAAATCTGGTTTCTTTTACGTTCATAGTTTCGAGTTGTGCTCTGAATATAAATTGTGTATGCTGCTAACTTGTATGTATTTATCATCCTTGCAATTATGCTATCAAGATCTGGTCACAATAATACTCATTAAGGACTCTTCTTGGTTAGAATATTAATTTAAGATCATTGCCTATTGTGAATTTGTTGCTAGCTATCTGCATTTTTTAAAGATTGTGGTGCTAGCTATCTGCATTTTTTATCCTTGATGGTTTTGCTTCCCTCCTCAACAATATTGATTAACAATCATTTTAGGGAAAGGAAATACACAGTGGTGTATGCTTGTGATTTAAGGAACCCTGCTTACTTCTTATCCTTGTTTCTTTTTACCGCAGGTTGAGATGTTTCTGGAGAAAAAATCAGTTGAGTCGACCGAAGATGAGGCCAATCCTGAGACCATTCTGATTTCGATTAATTAAGTGAAAGATCAGTGAGCATAGCTTGGTGTACAATCTTCGGCCAATCCTGAGACCATTCTGATTTTGATTAATTAAGTGAAAGATCAGCGAGCATAGCTTGGTGTACAAAGGTCGCCCGACACAAAGCTGACAGAAGAATGGAAGATGCTCTTAGCTGATAGTTTTATCATTTGGTGCCGTTTTGAGTCTAGGACTCTAGGTGCTTTCTGTTAATTCTGGGATATGGAGGATGGGGAGTGTGTTGCATATTCCTTTTTGTTTACATATAGGAGATATTTCTGCTGCTTTGATAGGCGGTTTTAGTTAAGTTGCCGCTGCTTTGTGGATTTTGTTATTCTAGAGGCGACTACTGAATGAAGCTCGAACTCACTAGTGATAATTAGTAGCGATCGTTATGTCAGTGTGGGCTAATATTATCCACTGTTCCAGTGATCCTTTGTATGTCAGCTTATCCAGTCTAAGCTTTGTAAATATATGCGGCAGTATGTGGACGCCACATGTCCCGCATGAAAATTAACTGGGCTCCCGCGTAATCCCACATAAAAAATGGTGACCAGTGCGGGCAGTCCCACAACATTCAGTGGACTGACCATTTACATCCTGAGCAGACAGGCACGATGGGCCGAAAAGGATACGCAGTATGGTGTGGGACAGGAGTGGCCAATTGTGCTGTGCGAGAAGAAACTTGGGGCGATGGGCCGAAAAGGATACGCAGTATGGTGTGGGACAGGAGTGGCCAATTGTGCTGTGCGGGAAGAAACTTGGGGCTCATCCGGTTTGCAGGAAATTTAAATGTAGGAATTTGTAGTAGTATAGAAATTTGATAGGATGGCACTTGCCACTCTAAGGAATTACTTGCCTCGTTCCTACGCGCAAAATAAGTTTTGAGTGGATGCGTAGTTTTCTCAAAAACATAGGAAATGAATAGTATTTCTACGAAATTCTTATACGCATTTCCTATAAACCGAATGCATATATAGAAAATTTTCCTTTGGAATCCTTGTTCCCATGTTTTTCTATAAAAATCCTCCGAACCGAATGAGGCCTTGAGGAAATTCTAAAGACCAAAGGTGTCTAAATTAGACATCCCTTATTTGTACAACTAGCAACATCCCATTTTACACGCAAGACACTATTGTACACAGACAACACTGGCATTTATTTGTCTACATGTACCACATAGAGATCTCACACGACATGATACATCGTCGAAACCACCATCCGCGACCTAATTTACTAGAGTACACAGCCAGTCTCACAAAGTCACAAGCAAAGCAATTTTTTTCTTCGAAAAATTGATGAGCAAAGCACTTACGGGTGCAGCTTCTTAGGAAGAACAGCGAGGTCGAGCTTGCTGCCGTACATCTTGGCCAGGGCCTGCCCGCACCAGCCATGGCCGTCGTCCAGCGTGGGCATCCTCACCTCCATGAACGGCGGGGTGGCCTCGCCTTGCGGCTTCACGACCCCAGCGAACACCCTGAGGACGTTGCCGGCGTCGATGTCCATGCAGGCGCTGATCTCGACGGCACCCTTGGGCGCCGGCGGGATGCCGGTGATCTTGAAGTACCCCAGGAGATGGTTCTCTTCCGCCTGCTCCCCCTCGCCTTCGTAGACGGCGATCAGCGCCTCGGcctggttgtcctgcgttgttgtAAACAGCATGTCCCTTCTAGCCGGGACAGCGGTGTTCCTTGGAATGATGGCTGCAAAGTCGTCCCCGTCGGCACGGATCCCGAGGTTCATCGGGGTCGCCTGAATCGTCAGCAGATCCAGGCTCCCTGAAGGGTCGGTGACTCCTGAAGCAATGGCTCCTTCCAGTGCAGCACCTGAAACAGCGGCTTCAAGATCGTCGATgcttccataagagtctcccttcttGCACAATCCCAGGACAAGGCTTCTGATCTTGGGAATTCTGGAACACCCTCCAACCAAGATCACATCGTTGATGtcctctggcgttaactttgcatcTGACAGGCATTGCTTGATGATCCTCTCGCATTTCTCAAAGATCGCCTGGTTCACCTGTTCAAACTCTGCACGACTCAGCAGCTTGGACACTTTCAGGCCATTACCCAGGTCTGCATTGATCTCAGTGCTTTCCTGGGAAGCCAGTTTGTGAATCGCATCCTGAGTAGCCATTCGCAGTAAACCCATTGACTTGATCCTGTCCGTGGTTGGACCAGCATTGTCACATAAGCTATCATAGTCGGGTAGAAGGTAGCGCATTACGTTCTGAAGAATGTCCTCTCCACCAACGGTGCAACCTGCGAGTGCTCTTATCTGAGAAACACCTCCAGCAGTGGCAGACACCGCAACGTCACAATAGCCAGCACCGATGTTAAATATCAGGGCGATTTTCTCAATGCCACTTCCCATGTTATCTTGcataagctgctgctgctgctgagcaTACAAAAGAGCAACAGCAGTGGGCTCTGGCATAAGCCTCAGCACATGCAGTCCAGCCATTGCACATGCTCTCTCGATCCTGGTCTGCTGGAAGCGACTGAATGCAACTGGGATGGTTAGAACAGCATTCCTCACTGGATGCTTGAGATGCATTTCCACCAGGGCCTTCAATTCAAGAAGAAAGATGGCAAGAACTTCCTCAGGAGTTGTGGAGCGCCACATATTGTTGACCAGAGCGGCAATAAATGGCCTCACACCAATGCCCAGTGTCTGCACAAGGAAAGGGAGAGTCTTGCTAGCTTGAACCACTTCATCTGTGTCCATTCTCCCGATTAAACGCTTCATGTTAAATATTGCACTTCCTGACAAGATATCTCTTTCCTCGTGTGCGTGCTCCTTGGTTGCTCCTCCAGTAACACCCGCTGAAAGGGTGTCATCTTTGAACATGACATATGACCTCATCCCTTTCTGGCTACGGGTGTTTTTCATCAGCTCCACTTGATGACCATTCCAAATTGCAACACTGCATCTTGAAGTGCCAATATCAATGCCGATAGCAACATCAGGGAATGATTGTGGTGCTTTGTCGTCCCCGGTGGTTTCACTGTCAGATGCCACTGTGTAGAATTGCTCAGCCATCCTACAAAATACAGTCAAACCAGTTAGGCGTTGTTAGATtctttcaagtgtcgtccaaaaccaGATTCTTTAAACAGTGACAGCAGCAAATTATACTGTGTGCTGCTGAGTATTCAGACATCCAAAACTAAAAATTGCATGCAAAACGTCTGAATATGTATGCTGATGAGCATTCAGACATTCAAAACTAATAATTGCACGCAAAACGTCTGAATATGTATCCTGCTGAGTATTCTTTTGTAGAAAAAGAGGGAGGCACTCCCCGGCTCATACTTAGAACGAAACCAAATGAGTTTTTGGTgcttacatcagctcactgagaggagcagttcgAAAGGAAATGAAGGGCAGATTACAATTTAAGCTAAATCCCCACCATGAACTAtcgatatatatatatgaatgcagGCTGCTGCTGCTGAGTATTCAGACATCAAAACTAATAATTGCACGCAAAAAGTCTGAACATCTACAACTACAATCCAATTTTGACATGATGCATACCACACAGGGTAGAGTGAATTATGAACATGCACTGCATAATTTAAACTAACTATCTTGATTTCCTTTTGCAATATTCACCTGTCATAATTTAAAGGAAACGCAAAAAACCTGATGTTAGATTTTTAAGCATGGCAAATCAAATATTTTTATGGCAAATCACGTGTCGCGAGCATGGTAATCCCCTTCAGCAATCATGGCAAATCTTGGCCAAAACAATGAACATGCTTGCTGAGGGGAATTGCCGGGCTCGCTCGCGACACGTAATTTGCCGTAAAAAATGTTTGATTTGCCATGTTTAACAGTCTGACATCAGATTTGTAGCAGGGTTCTAATTTAAATTAGATTCTGCAATATTACCTGTCATAATTTAAACCAGATTCTGCAATACTCAATTTTGACAAACCATATTtaccaagagaaacattcagacacCAACTTAGCTTGCCTAGCTGATCCTTCCATGACTACGTGTTTCTATGATAATAACACATTGAAACCTGGCTCCTAAAAAGAGTCTGGCACATTTAATCCCCGGCGACAAACCAAGAACTTGACTAAGGTTCCATAGCAATGTCTGGGTTTGAAACAAGCAGGCACAACTACGCACATGAGTAACATGTCACGGCTGCTGTGTTTCTCCACCTTGCATAGAAGGCAAATTTTAGTACCTTACCGCAACCAACCATCACTGCACTAGTACTAGCGAACTACCCGATTGCAGAGCATAGAACAAACACAGGCACATAGGCACCTAATACTGAACTCAGCGGAATTCGTGCTCGGATCAACGAGCCACGATGCGTCAATCTAAAGAAATCAGGCACGGATCAAATGGAGCATCTGAAGGGTTGGGAGAAGCCTTACCGGAACGGGCGAGGGGTGCGCGCTGGGGACTCTCTTCGCCGGCGTTGCTCGTCGATGCTCCTCCCTCCGCGGTAGCGCAAAACGAACTGAGGGTGTGCGCGAAATGGGTTGAGAGGAATGGGCTgaaggagggggtgggggaggtagAAGAAGGTGGAAAGGCATTTTCTGGAGAGGCCGGGAGAGAGCACGACACGCGGGCGCCTCAGGCGGGGCCGCCGCGGAGGCTCCGGAAGCGTCGCGAACAGGGGAGACGCCGCTGAAGGAGTGGGGAAGGGTAACTGCCGACGGCCCAGCGGTGGCGCACTGGGCTGGCAAACCTGGGCCTGATTGGGCCCGTAACGAGGTTTGTGTGATTGGACTGGAATTGTGGTGGGAGCAACTAATGAAAATCTTGTGCTGGAACTGTCGTGGGATAGGCGATCCTGCGACAGTTCGTGAACTCCGTGATCTTGTGGAGATTAGTTCGCCCTCTATTTTGTGTTTAGTTGAAACTCAATTGCAAAAGAGTCGTGTTGAAGATCTTCGGATTTCCTTAGGTTATGATTTCAGTTTTGGAGTTGGTAGCACGGGCCGTAGCGGCGGCCTTTGTATCTTTTGGAAAAATTCTTTGGATGTTGCAATAAAGAATTATTCCGAGTATCATGTTGATGCATGGGTCACGGAACCAGGGAAAGAACAATGGAGGCTGACTTGTTTCTACGGGGAAGCCACCAGAAGCCTACGTTACAAGACATGGGATACTATGAAACATTTGCGGGGGAGAGCACCCTCCCGTGGATGTGCATAGGTAATTTCAACGAAATCTTGCGGCCAGAAGAGCAACA is drawn from Triticum dicoccoides isolate Atlit2015 ecotype Zavitan chromosome 4A, WEW_v2.0, whole genome shotgun sequence and contains these coding sequences:
- the LOC119284953 gene encoding heat shock 70 kDa protein 8-like, with protein sequence MAEQFYTVASDSETTGDDKAPQSFPDVAIGIDIGTSRCSVAIWNGHQVELMKNTRSQKGMRSYVMFKDDTLSAGVTGGATKEHAHEERDILSGSAIFNMKRLIGRMDTDEVVQASKTLPFLVQTLGIGVRPFIAALVNNMWRSTTPEEVLAIFLLELKALVEMHLKHPVRNAVLTIPVAFSRFQQTRIERACAMAGLHVLRLMPEPTAVALLYAQQQQQLMQDNMGSGIEKIALIFNIGAGYCDVAVSATAGGVSQIRALAGCTVGGEDILQNVMRYLLPDYDSLCDNAGPTTDRIKSMGLLRMATQDAIHKLASQESTEINADLGNGLKVSKLLSRAEFEQVNQAIFEKCERIIKQCLSDAKLTPEDINDVILVGGCSRIPKIRSLVLGLCKKGDSYGSIDDLEAAVSGAALEGAIASGVTDPSGSLDLLTIQATPMNLGIRADGDDFAAIIPRNTAVPARRDMLFTTTQDNQAEALIAVYEGEGEQAEENHLLGYFKITGIPPAPKGAVEISACMDIDAGNVLRVFAGVVKPQGEATPPFMEVRMPTLDDGHGWCGQALAKMYGSKLDLAVLPKKLHP